The genomic stretch CTTATTGAAAGTGCGCTGCCTTGCAGCTTTCAACTTACATGTATTCTATACACAGTGGGGCAGTATTATAACATATGTTAATAAAAGACTTTGTTTTATTAAACCGGCATTACGACAGAGCAAAGTCTTCATCAAACACAAGGATTAACTTAATGGCtaaaaaattatcttaaaaTTGCTTACCTTCACGAACGTGTTCTCATTGTCAAGTACGGTTGTGTACATATTCTTAGTGGCTCGAGATTCAAAGTCAGTTCTTTCCtatataaaaatacaaacaacTGGCAAGTGAGATATGTTGAGTGGTTGAAAAATTGAGAACATGAGGCCATGCTGAGATACACTCTgtatcaaatacaaaataaagtCAGGAGATATAAGTTTACAGAACTGTTTacaaaataaagttattgtttttaattatatttCACCCCAGAACTTTGATACGCAGGatatatgaatttttttttcaactggtGTCTTGGTCGTAATATTTGCGCTTAAAAAGTCCCTGTTTATCATAATCTCTGACTGTTGATGCGGAACGTACGTTGCATAAACTTATGCTTTACTAATTTTCGGTTCACACGAATTCAATAGACAAAACGTTACTTAAGGTTATACCTGAATATTTCTGACGGATTTTTCATTTAGCCAGCTCTGTATCCTGAACGTATGATCAGAAGGACAAATGGATTTGGCACTCACAGTCCTCACTTCTGAATCCAGGAACCTCGTTCGCTCAACTGCAGAAGCAGACACTGCTCGTCTGTGACGCTCCTGAAGTAAAACAGTGTTCCTGATCACAACTGATTGAAATATACTTTAAAAACTCTAAAAATAAATGATCTCATTCTACCGCTATATATCTATTAAAGGTGGGAATGACACAGCTATAAATTACTTTATCTTCACCTTCGCCAATTCGTGTTTGTCGTTGTCCTCGAGAAGTTCATCCACAACGTCAAAAGTATGTACGGAAATACGGCCGCTAGCGGCTCGTTTTGGCCGAGACATGCCTTTTGACTTGCTTCTTTGCCTAAATGACGTTCTGCTGACCTGAAAGCTTTCCTCCTCAAACAGATTGCGATCAATAACCAAGTTAccacaaagaaataaatatcaCTGCTTGACTCGAAACCTTCACGTGTAAATTATGAATGGTTCCCTTGGCAACCAGTCAGCTGTGTTTCCATTTTTCTTCCGGGGATGACTCAGTAAAATGCCAAACTTTCTGCTAGTTCGTCCACTCAAGCtagttttttgtgttttgtttcttcttccttttttcattaATGAAGGTTTTAACAATGAATTATTTTTACGTTTTGAAATTTTCGTGGAAAGGGTATGGCAAGGGAGAGTGTCACCTTCGTCGTCCCTTACCCTACTCCCTGTTAGTACTTTGTGCCGTGTAAGAGAACCACACACGCGCCACCATGACAGTTGAACACTGTTGAATGTTGAACTCAGAGGACCATTCTCTCAAGGCTTCCACTGCACTTTTCACTTTTTGATTCATTTCGACCTTGACAATGTGGATTTTACCAAAAGTTAAAGGATTATTGCAGAATATTTCCTCAAATTAACAATGAATCAATTGCAAAGCCTTCTTCACGATTCGTTGATAGCAACGGGCCACATACAACACTGTGCTATCATTCGGCGAAAGGACACTTCGCTGCGAGCCAGTACAGTTGGATTTTCGGTAAGCGAAAGTTTATAGAATTAATGTCAGGGAAATTTATATGAACAGCTTGCTCAGCTCACATGCAAATTATTTCAATACCAGGCGGAATGATGTTGTTTCATTTATATACTGAATGTACAATTTTATTCCTTCACAGCCTTCATTGGATAACATCCATGCATTAGTCCATTGCTTTACAAACAGCTCACTTGCCAGAAGAGAAGGTTTGAAGTTCCAGGATACAGTTTATGAATGTGTGAGAGCTGACAGATTCTCTGTTTATGCCAAGAAAGTAAGATGGCCAAGAAATCTTccccacttgcacatctcccataatgcaccttgtttgcctagtcccaaaattttgcaaaagcgTTGTTAGATGACTCAgagactgtaatacccaggccccagttgtttgaaAGGTGATTAGTGCTAACCCGGGGTCATTTAAAggtgggtttctttttcttttgttgaaaagcattttctctgGTAATTTTCTCCATTCATTCTCGAGCATTCTatcttgtagacaaaaagaataaaactaaatttactTTTATAGCTTTTATTTCTGAGTTTTAAtgtcgcactaaccctgggttatcttaactcagctttgaacaactcggcccaggagAAAAAGGAACTTACACAAACGTAGGACAGCAGAAGAAGGAAGACATTAAACCTGTGTGACAATTGTGGCATTAATAATGTCTGGGGAAAATTTGCAAcaaacttcaccttcctttaaacTGATCTTTTtgtaacagaacagaacagagtAATGTTAAGTGAAAGGTCAAGACAAAGCATGCAAGTCATATCCCTGTCACATTTGTTACCTGGATGTTTTGCCATCCTCTTTTTATTTCTGCTGTCCTGCTTTGTAAAATGGCGaacaaagtatttttattattattattattattattattattattattattattattaatattgacCAGGACAGATTGCACGATTTATTGAATGAAAGATTCCCTAAAATCTTTTCTTGATAGCCTCATTTGAAGATAACAGAATATTGTTGATTGTTGACAAAAATGACCAATCCAAGAGCAATGTGTTAAGGTCGTGAAACATGATATTTATTACTTGTGCCCAgttaaaacacatttttttatcAGATGTCCACACTCAGATGCAAAGAAAGGGAATGGTCAAGgttttaaataattctttttctCCTACCCTGCCATGGGATGggtatgtttttttcaaaataatgttTATGATTTTTTAACTTAGACCGAAAGTGACAATCTCCCCCTTGATAGAAACCTGGACCATTTTGAAGCATAAGGGAATTTTCCTCAAATCTTCACTTGGTAGTGTCCTATAATTACATGGCTTCAACATGCCTTCAATGTATCACTTCCTGCATGCTGCTGGGGTACTTCACAAGGGAGACATCTTTACTCTGGCCTCTATCCCTACTATTGACATAAATCTGTCTAGCGTTTAGCTAAGAATAATTGTCAGAACTGAATGGCCATACTAGTCCaggacccagttgttcaaaacatggataacactatccactggataaagttCCATCCAGTGGATCCCTGTATAgagctatccaacgtttgaacgaCTGGGGCCAGTTGTAAAAAGGATTTCTAAATTTATCAGGACTATCCAGCAGCCATGAAAGtcaactaataataataataactatgtATGGCAGCGGTGATGGGTGTTGACTTAAGCAAAAACTCCcgagaatagtttatttcaTGTTCAAAGACTTTTCATCTGTTCTGGCTTTCTGTAAGCTCTTCAGATTCTGGTCAGAAGGTCTGATTAGTACAGTTGACATGGTAATTTGATACTCCctcttgtttctatttttttattatttatttaaaaaaatcacaaaacaaCTACAGTGATTTTCTGATTTACAGAAATTATTATCTAACATTATTTACTATGTACCATATAATAGCAGGGCATTAGTGTGAGGAACACATGAtgtggatttaaaaaaaaagataattacagtgataataatagtaaggcaataaaacaaaaacaacagaacaacaataaaaatgtatACACTTGTCGTGAAAGCATATTAAAGGAGATGTTGAAAGGTGTTTTCAAAAGTGGTACTACTATGCTCTTGCAGTAATTTTTTCCAAATGATGTATGAAAAAAACTGAGGTTGGCAGGCCACAAATTCACAGTAGAACTCAAAATATAGTGGCAATCAACTAGGAAAAATAgaactattttctttttcttctgtatGTATGATAAGGAAAACATGGGGATAATCTTGGTGCGAACAGCTACATTATTGTTGGTGGCCACATATACTCCTGAAATGAGTCCAAGTATTTGTGTGGAGGCGGTAGAAAAATTGGGTGAGTTACACAATATTGCAATTGATAACACAGTGTATTAATATCACAGAGCTGTGCCTTTTATGGTTCCTGATAGGGTCATTAATTTAGTGCTAATAAAATCCCggattaaaattttcaaattaatccaagattttttattatttattttactacAGGACTAAGTTCTTCAGGATATAATTTTTTCTAAGTTAGAACAATAACTTGATTTCAGAATGAAGGCTCAACATTATTATATGTTCGatgacaagaaaaccttgctttaagtttgttttgcttgtgaatATAGCCATCTATTCAGTCCACGGCCTGATCATGAGATATTGCCATCTCCCTACCTCCTTATGTCTTCACACTAACCCTGCCCTGCTTGACCCCACCCTGATTCTcctctgcccccccccccccccccacaagtTTGCAAGTTATCTGCTATCTAAATTCTGTTGCAAGACACATTGGCATTAAAATGCCTCTTGTGACATAACTGATGAGATATTTTTTCTGCCTCAACCCTTTGCAAGATTTTGATGTGAATTAATAATCTAGACTCAAGAACAATGTAATATGTAACTGCAGTAaacttcattatttattttattatatttttttgtggGGAAGTTAATTGCTAAATATACTTCAAAAGATTAGAGTATTGTAAAGGTGATTCATAGATACAGTATGTAATATTTCCAACCAGCAATATAGAAAATGAGgccaaatttgcataaattccTTTATAAGGTCATTGCCTGCTGGGAAATTTCATACTGAAATCATGCTTCACTTACATGTAAATCTCTGTGCCTTGTTTGACAGCTGACTACTTCAGAGAGAAAGGGAAGTGAATGCTACAACTACGATGTGCAGTGATCCGGTTTGGCTCCTTAAAgctaaatgaaattaaaaataagtgtAGGAAATTATTACTATGCATGAGCATCAGTGATTGTGAACTAATTAtttttaccattatttataCAGTTATCTGAAACACCCTTTTAGTGGCATATTTAAGTGTGGTTTAACGTACTGCATTTTAGCGTGAAAAATCTAACCACAAATAATTTTGTTATTGTAAGGAGTCTTTAATATTTCTCTTTGTAGTTATACACGGCATTTACCAAAGTGTCTTTCATTAGCCTGCAATGCATACAGCTGCCCTATGCCGCCTCCCCTAAAAATAAACACTGAGAAAACGGACGTCTGTGTCACAGTGCCATAATaatatcatcttcatcatcattgtcatcatcatcaactttatttaacagTATTTAAACTGAAGAACTTTTGTCAATAATATTGAAGAACCATAGTGGCCCCCCCTTTGTGTTCAGAGATAAttcacattattattatcatttttaaatgaatatttttgttttaattctgaCAGTTTTAAAAGGTGTTGATGGGCCAACATGGCACTTGTACAGCGCATACATTTATACAGTTATTCTTAGCCTTAAATTGCCTCTAACTAGAACATcttagcaaaaaaaattttttaatgcTTTGGAGGATTCCAATACAGTCATGTTTCCCTGTCGTAATGAGGCGCTACATCATTTTGGATATTTCGGGAGGTGGTAGCTGTACACAGGCTTCCTTGCGTGAACTGCATAGTAGTTTTGTAGTTTATAATTTTGAAGAGTTTACTGTAGAAAGAGTCTATgtaaatttttgtaatttttatgtAAACAGTTGGCATGCCTCTTATGCCTCTGAGTTCTTGCAATAAAAAATCGGGACTTCATTTTAAGAAGAGTTTCCTTAAACAAATTATTGGTGTAAGTTTTCATGTGTAATAGTGTGCAcctatatttatttaaaaaattaagaagcGCCATTGTTAATGATGATTGTCCTTTACACCTGCAAGTAGAGTAGTGCATAGGATAGAAACAAGATCCCTCCAATGGCATATTGCCCCTGTTTTGCTACTAAAACAAGGTAAGATACCTAGAGAAAACAGTGTACATTTGGTGACACCACCACTTGTTGTTTGCCTGctaaatgacgtctgagaaacaagcacaggaattccatactgatgacgcatcactacccagatctgggtagtggttCTGATGGTTGAAAATGTGTTTCAACCAACAAAGATCTGGTTAGTCTTGCATCATCGGTATGTACTGTCTGCGCTTGTTTCTAGAACGTCatttcacagggaaaccagtggtggtgatgcgaaatgttggctgttttcttagggTGTCAGCTCTATGTCACTTGTGGGATGAGATTGTTCTTTCCTGTGCTCCAAGATGTTCACCTCTCCTCAAAAAACCAACACACCTAAATTCTAGCTTGATCTGTAGCCCACAAGACCTTGAGAACTCCTGAAAATACAATGCACTTCCTGAAGTACCCTTGTCTTTTTTTGGCGTCCCGCTGAGTCAGCTACAACACTGACCCCTTGTAAAATTATCTCACAATAATGAATTActacaaaattattttatttaaaatatcaCACTTTATTTGCCATTAACTTTGATTCTATTAAGTATGAACAATCCTATATTGCCCCGGAGGCTAATTTCTAGAAAACCAGAGAAGCTTATAACATACTGTTTGTTACCTAGCACTGACCaacttagcctgttccaggctctgagatagtggtgaaagtgaaaagtcgttcaaaaataagaaatgcgGAAAACACGCGGGGGCTTTGTTCTCTTAATTATGTGTGAATTGTCAGTTATACTGTTAGTTCATAAACTGTTGAAAAGAAGTAAAAgtgtaaacaataaaaattctaATATCTCGATTCAAACTAcggtgaaacctgtattaaccTGGCCTACCAAGCAGACACTCTTGGCTCATCACACAATCTCTGATCCTCACTGGAGGAAATCAACCTCCCCAACAAATCCCTGTAATTTTGATCTATCAAAAATACAACTTCATAGCAtagcaaatgtaaacaacatcCAAGACTGTCattattttaaacaataaaatgtgaaataatTTATACCTAAGTTATAAGTTACCGCTACGTGTTTGCTTACATTAGAAAATTGATTATTTACCTAACTTTACATAACAGTCATTAAGTGGTATACAATAATATTGCACCAGCGCAATATGAaaccatgaaagtaaaaattataAGAAAGTATATGAGCTCTCTCTCAGAGTCACTAAGTACTCATTCGTGAAAAATTGTCCCAATCACCTCACTGATCACAAGCTGTGATAgctcttgtttcttttttgccaCCATTTataggccaaaataaaaattgcCGTCAAAACCATTCCCAAAATTATTCCACCAATAAACGAAGCACCATCAAATTTTCTGCCGCCTGAGGATGGAGCTGCAGTGGTTTGACCAGCAGGGCTGGGGGCTTTTGTAGGAGGAGTGGAAGGTTTACTTGTTGGAGCAGTTGATGATGTTGCAGTAGGTGATACTGTTGTAGATGCAATTTTACTGGTAGATTTAGTGTCAGCAGGTGCAGGCGATGTGACGATAGCGATTGCAGGTACTGTGGTATTTTCAGAAGAAACTGTCCCTGTTAAGattacaaaaaattattatacaGACAAAGAAATTCTGAGAAAAGATGACTATTTCAAAATGACTAAAAATATACAAGCTACATTAGAAGACATTAATTCATTAGCTTAATCAGTACAATGTTATTAGGTTTGTTTATGTTGTAGTTCAAACTGGAATTCAAGATGGCTACAATCTGGCATTAGgtgatcacatgatcaactttcgttaaacacgaaaacagttcgcttttgaaaaattttgttagcactacctgaaagagcatattaaaattaggtaacctgtaaattttcagctgtatatCTCAAAGGTAGCGATTTTGCAATGGCTGCCAAAAATtggaaggatttgtatgagaaaaacaactcttgccactcagTCGAGCttgaatggttttccataccaatccttgtaaatttcgaaattttcaaactgttgtgaaatattttcttaAGCACTACGGGGCTGAAATCTCCTTTAATTCATGGcactttgagctcttaaatGTGTAAGCGAAAGATTTAacaacagtttaaaaatttcagaatttacAAGAAGTTGTATAGAAAACCACTCAAGAGTGACTGGGTGGtaagagttgtttttctcatacaaatccttctaatttatGGTGGCCATTGCagtcgctacttttgagatatatggctgaaaatttaaattaatacACTGAGCAACTGATGCTATTGCTTGCACCCAGGTCACATTGGTGGGTGGTAATAAAGTGCTTACTCACTACTTTGACTACACAATGCCTGCTCCGCTCAAGGAATTTTCAGTGGAACTTACggcaaaattctgaaaataagccctggggtttatattttttcaaaggccctttttgaggggcttctTTTTGGAGGGGTTTATATTCAGATGGGCAtgtacagagggaaatttgtgtttcaaaatcaattAGGCTACAATCCtcgtcaaaaatcttgaaacatTTGAGTGCGTTTTCCCTTCCCTAATGTTGATTTGGACATTACAGCAGTCTCAGTGCTTCAAAATACGcgtggctcaacattggggaggGAGAGGGCACATTACAGTGAGAACAAATTTGTGAGAAGTAAATCTCAAgaattttctagaaaattcaAGACAAGCGGTGTctgtttcaaggatttttgaCGAGGATTgtagcttatagttggaaggaaatttactgttttttctttgttttactttgtattcgagggcactgttttcaagtacaagcccccggggggcttatattcagaggggccatttaacgaagggttttttgcattacggGTTCGAGGGGCTTCAATGAACCTCTACATAATGGagtcctcgatataacaaacaaTATTCCTCGCCCTAGtgatagtaaaatatatggaaaagaacctggatataacaaaacctcctttgttatattgaggttccactgtacttactTTGGTTCAATAATTATGGTATGTTCCTCGCtacagtgcgactactgtaGCTGGGGCCACTGAGCCAAATTGACCAATCGGCGCatattacaggaaaataacaatacattccgagaAAGTTGGTTGAgggccaatcagcagctcgtaaaaaaaataataagttaCTCGAACTACAAAATTTAAATGTCAATAAGAAATGTTTTTCAAGGATGCAAATTGTTTTATcagacaatgtttttcttttcaaaacattACATACAAAACCCAGGAGACATTTTCTTTGGCACAAGCTTGtattttgtcatctaccagcaatttcttTGCTACCATTGCCGTGCTTGCATTAACATGCTACCACAAGTCAAAAATATTACTAATGCTTACGTTTTTCGCCTGAGTCATTCACTCTAAtggacctctcaggaaacacagGCTTTAAGGGTTCAAAAGGTTGCATCTGTAGGTTGTAATAACTGGCTGATTTCAATCCATGTTGATGGTTTCGTTTTGTTGCAATGTTATTGTGTTTAACAACTAACTTTCTCGGAATGtactgttattttcctgtaatccaaCTGGTCAACTTTGTTTAGGTGGCCCCGGTTACAGAAGTCACACTGTAATTGTCTAGTTCTTGAGCTGATTTATGGTCATTTAATAAGTTCTAGTGAAACCAGTTTGCTTTCTCTGTTAAAAGTCCTTTCCTTTCCTATATCCACCCTAAAACCCATTACATGGCCATGAATTGGCCCATAAACCACACAGAAGAAACAAGAAGCAAGTGATTATTTAAGTGATTATTTAAATAAACTTTCCTTGGTGTTGTTgtcgtgtttttcttttctagcTGTTCTTGTAGCATCATTGGTCATTAAAGTATTTTGCGTGTTATAGTTCTCTTTATTCCTTAAGTTACTTTCCATTGTTTGTAATGATTCAAAATACTCCAAATTAAAACTGCACAACGCCTGATATCGTTTTCAGACCACCTTCCAACATGTGGCCATCCCTTGTAAAATGTTATAATAACTTTAAAATTAGTGACGATGTGCGTTGAAAAGCCTCGATCACTTCAATCTAATTTATTAATAGAACAAAATCAGCTCCATCATGAAAAAGACAAGACTGTCAAATCACTGAAAATCTCAGCGGTTTAAAATTTGACAAGCTTGTAAAAGACGCTGCCCGTTAGACTTGCTTTAAAATATTCATAAGAAAGAATCTTGTACCTGTTGAAAAGTAAACAAGCAGTATACATCCTAGCACTCTCATCTCCCACTGTAAGCTTGTCAGTCTTGCCATTCTTTGATCAGGTCTCAAGATTTTAGTCTGCAAATTTGTTGCTTGCCTTCCGTGTAGAAATTCCAAAACCGGAAAATGCGGTTAGCGAGAAACTGTCTGGGGAGGGGAAAGTGTCATCTAGACACAACTTGTGAACAAAACGGGACATTTCTTAAAACTTCTTCTTATCTATTTGTCCTTCTTTCTTCGtttgaaatttaagaatttttttagcACAAAGCAGCTTGactcgttaaaaaaaaaatcagtaactgCGTTTAACAAATATAAGCTTGCCTCCTCCCTAGAGGAGAGTATTTTGTCGATGCCACGTATTGATAATGTGTTGCCAATATGTACCTTAAATATGGTACGCGAAATATGCCAGATGAGCAGTGATGTGTGATATATTTCTCATAAAAAATTCGCTCCTCCTGTAGTAAAAGTAGAGAAGCAGACAAACACGGTAATGTGATTTTAGGATCGGTTGGGAGACAGGGTGATAGTGGTGAGAGTAAGAATGATTACCTCTGAAATGTTACGAGGATTTTAAAAACCAACGAAAAAGTTTATCTCAAAACATGTAAATTAATTCCAAGTAAACTTTTCAAGTGTGTTTGATGTCGCCAATCACAGCTTACTCTTTCCACAATGCTGACActattaaattttgttgaataggccatttgcactaagaggtcatgtgacatcgtttttatgaaaatgaaagttatatgattttgccttcgaaaaacgataaGTGGGttatatcttaaacaaaataatggtgatttggtatttcaaacccgcaccattttcttaaaatgaataagttcgtaaatggtcacgtgaccaaaatgtgatttttaaaactaagaattacctctctctgaacacaaattttgcacttaaacttcaaggaaaatgttgaaaagatgatgtgctaacgtttacagcacatctgagcgtaactatcaaacgttgaacaagatataagcaaaaagtagtcttggccgccatgttggagggcaagagcatgccctccaacatggcggccaatacaaatgataCTTCTTTGTGGAAAAATCAAAGTCCCACAAAacatctcccttaaatgcgtttcctctcaaatttcagGTGTAAGATAATCTTTATGTGCTCtgacaatttttggcatcagcaagattccaaatcattgtttaaaggaagcattggtcacgtgatctcttagtgcaagtggcctatttcaTCCTAGCCCCTTGTTCCCTGTTTTCCTTATTAGGAGGATCGGTACtacttgaaatttttcaaaggtgcTGTGTCGGGTATCGATTTCAAGAAGATCGGTATGGATTAACATGGTATGGAGTACAAGCTTTCACCATGGCCAAAGAAAGCACCTATTGTCATATTGCCTACACTGTGTTTAATTCACATTGCAGGTTAGGGTGAAACTCAAGGTTGAAGGATTGTAAGGGCAAGGCTTCAATAACTGAGTTACATCATAACTATTGAGGGATCAAGAGTCATACCTGCATCCCTGCAAATTAAACCCTCCATCTTGCCTAGATACTGAAGGCCTAATAGCACAGTCTTTAGTGCATGGCCCTCTGTACTGTGTGGAAGGTTCTGAGTTTGATTCCCTGTAGGTGTGACCTAAAATCCTTGTTTGGACTTTTTCCTTTGCATGTTGCTTTAGgtagctttaaatacctgtAAAATGCAGCATTGATGGAGAGAGGGGTGTAAAATGAGCACATTGTCAAACTCAGGTTTCTTAGTTAAAGTATTGTTATTCGCGTTACTGATGCAAATACATGTAttgattttgaccaatcagttcaataaccagagtataataccatcaactgacgtgatacaactcactttgactctgaagatgactactgcaaaggttgtcaaaacgtcagtcagtgtcaacaacaacagtcctattcaggactacgttcacccgaacgatcaaactcaacctactttttgatttttgtttgttgaCCAATAATTATTATGCGAGGGGAAAACTTCCCTGGTTATGGTGTGTATGTCCATTTCTACAGATAGAACATCACCAAAACAAGTAGTagaaaagaaatacattaaGAAACTGTGTATAGTCTGAAGATATTTCAATAATATGTTCCAGCTCTGAAGGAGCAAAACACAACTGTCACCAGTGCCAGGTTCTCAGATAGTGAAAACAAGTTTTGCAAAAATGAGATGTGTGATCTGGGATAGTGGAAGGTGGTAGGAAACCTGCCTGTCATTCAGATCAGTTTACATGATCTTTCCACATTTAATACTatcttggaacaggctaatctAATAATAAATTACATATTACCTGATTAGTAAAGATATGCCTGGAAAAGAATCAGCCTTATGTCTGTAGGAATAAACAGCTTACAAATGTCACGTTAAGTAGCTACAGCATCAGAGACTAACAGGTCAGATTAAGAGTCCCTTACAGCCACTTCATTCCtttgttttacatgtatttttttatggGTGCAGGATTCAGTAATCATTACCATGTGTGTCGACCTTAATATAGGGCACTTCAATTTGTGTCCATATCATCATACGCTCAGCAAAGTCAGAAAATATATAACCAAACATGCAGATGATGAAATTGGCTCCAATcaaaggaaaaaggaagagaGGTTAATAATGCCCCCGTCCCCCCGCTACTTCACCTATCACGGAACTGTATTCAAGCCAGTGTCAACTCTTGGGTTCATGTTTTGAGTTGGCT from Porites lutea chromosome 1, jaPorLute2.1, whole genome shotgun sequence encodes the following:
- the LOC140923414 gene encoding profilin-4-like codes for the protein MNQLQSLLHDSLIATGHIQHCAIIRRKDTSLRASTVGFSPSLDNIHALVHCFTNSSLARREGLKFQDTVYECVRADRFSVYAKKENMGIILVRTATLLLVATYTPEMSPSICVEAVEKLADYFREKGK